From the Gadus chalcogrammus isolate NIFS_2021 chromosome 18, NIFS_Gcha_1.0, whole genome shotgun sequence genome, the window cccctccacccccccccccaccaaacatAACTTCACCTCAGCGTCTTCCATTTTGAACACCTAGGCCACTCTAATATGGATATTGGTGCTAAGTGATGGTTGTATTATATCAGGTGAGAGGAAGGGATTCGTTGGCAAGATGTCTGGTGTTAATGAAGCCGACCACAACACCAGGAAAGCTTGGGAAGCGCTGTTCTAACACATTGAAACAAACTAAACAATCGAACAACCGAACAGGGCTATGGGCAGCCCGGTGAGGGGAAAGTACGACAAGGATGGTTCAAAAAGTTATTTTTTGACAAGAATTACAACTGGACTCATTTTGTAACAGAACGCGCATGCGCAGCACAAAAGACGCACAGTCCAATGAGACATAACGCCATTAGCTACGGGGAAAAGCATCTAAAATCATGAAAATCATTTTAGAATCTATTCATAAGATACCTTCCCCACATTAATTTGCCAGCATTACCAATCTGCAAGTTTCTCTTTTACAACAACACACTTAGCCTATACACCAAACAATCTAACACCCTTTACATGCAAAGAAACAATAATGTGTGATACCGGGTTACACACTTAACAATGTCACATACTTCCCCTACACACATAACAATCTAACGCATTCTACCTACACACTTGACAGTGTAGAAGGCTACACAATCCAGCGCACGTTCCTCCCgacatgaaataaacatgaagACAGTGGAGACCTCCAGAGGAGCCTTTGTGTGGACGTTCTCCCACACAGGAGCCAGCGAGCGAGAGATGTTGTGATGACGCAGGCCAACCACCCGACCCCATGATCAGCGCTCCTCACCTCCATCTgctcctgcacccccccccaagcaccccggccccccccaagccccccggGACACAGAACAACAGAAGAACACAGCCGCCGCCGCGACCTTCTGGCCCACAAGTGGTCTGTGGGTGGAGGGAAGTATTTGGAGAATCCTGCTGATTCGTGGGGTCACGGTGTGTGTGGGCAGAGGATTTAACATGCTAGGGACGCGTGGAGGGCGGATGAACGCCAGCTCTGTCCTCCGTGCACACAGGGCGCTTTGTGGCGGTCTGGAGGTTCACACCAAACTAGCATGTAGAGCACCTCCCGGAACACAGGGATGCTAATTGTCGCTACCACAACATTAGCATCCACAGAGCTCCTCGCGGAGTCGCCACATCAACAGAGTGTTTAACCCCCCCTAGTGATGACATGAACACAGCTTAGAGATATAGATGAGATATGGTATTGATATTTACATCTAACACACTTTTTAATGGTGATGCTGAATATGTTTTTTGAAACATCAAACTTTGTGGTTGTTTTTCTGGTATTATTGGGAGTTGCTAGTGTTAAAATATATACAGAATAGATAAATGCTTTCCAAACTGTTCAACTTTTCTATGGATTAACAACAACGTTACAACTCAACTAAGTGCATTGTAGACTAGGAGAGCTACATTATCACAAATCATACATCTGAGAAGTTCTCAAGTCAGTTCTTGATGTTCAGCTCATAGAATAGATTTTGGGGAGGTATTTGCTATACAGATAGACAAGAAGAGACATATATGAGATATATCTTCTATAATATGATTAGATGAGAGATAGATGACATAAATGCATGAGGTATAGCTTTTTTCATATAGACAAGCTATAGGTGAGCTAGATCAATATCTGAAAATATAACTGAGATGTAGCAGATATATGGGTCAGACATTTACGTTGGAAAGAAACATAAGATATAGCTAGTAGAAGTGCTGAACTCATTGCAGATAAAGAGCATGCTAattcaacaataaaacaaaggaCTGTGTGAACAAAGACCTCATCAACAGATTCATCTCAACCCAAGCAGACTGTGCAACAGTAATCAATAGCATTACAGTAACAATAATACACAGAAGGAAAGTGATACAATCTGAAGTTTATTCTGATAAACTTCTGATTCTTTTTATCGAAATGTGTTACCTGTACTACCTGAATCTCTTTATCTTCTTATATTTCCTACAAATGAGCCATTTAAGTGAACTAGTGTGTAGGCCGAGTAATGTCATAGGTAGACCAACACCCATATACTGTAAGTGATCTAGTGTGTAGTGTAATGTCATAGGTAGAGCAGGAGCCATTTCAATGAACTAGTGTCTAGTGGTGTATAAAGGTATATGTAGACCAAGAACCATATAAGTAATCTAGTGTGTAGGGTAATGCACAGGTAGACATTTATAGGTAGGAGCCGTATCACGGTACCTTGGTTGGCTGTCGGTTCCCTCTCAGCTTCTTCCTCTCAGCCCGACCCGATTCGGCTGCCGTCCCCCTGGGAGCACCGTGCTGTCTGTCCCTGGGACACACCAGCCTGCTCCCCGTCCTCCCCGTccggtctgtccgtctgtctgtcctccggCCCGCTGCTCCGAGAGACCAGCTGTCCTGTCGTCGTTGACACCGGTTGTCTTGGAGACAGCAGTTCTTTTAACCCTGTCCGTCCGACTGTCAAACTTCCTGCCCCAGCTGAACACTGGCAACACTTTGACGCTctcctctcttgctccctccctcccccgttggtcgagctccctccctctctctctccactctctctctctctctctctctctctctctctctccactctctctctctccctctctctctctctccccttctcttctgtagtgctctctctacctctcgtaGAACAGTACAGTCCCTGtgtcgcctctctctctcgctgtctgcaGAGCGTGGGATATTATTTTTCCGGAGAAAGATgttccctcctcaccctctcaccctcctcttcctcctcaccctcctcacccttctcaacctcctcaccctcctcacccagaCAGAAGCTGTGTTGTCATGAACACAGGAAGATTAACACTGGCGCGAGACATAGCAACGTTTCTGAAAATTCGTTCAAACCCAATACTCAAAATACACAAATAGTCCTTGTTGTTCCCtgaagctgctgctgccggAGAAAGGGATGTCTTTAAGACACACCGAGAGGAGGCTTCCCATCGGGCAGGAAAGAGAAGCCAGACTACTACTTCCAAAGTAGTGATAGCTACCCGCcagactagtgtgtgtgtgtgtgtgtgtgtgtgtgtgtgtgtgtgtgtgtgtgtgtgtgtgtgtgtgtgtgtgtgtgtgtgtgtgtattactgttCAGAGATACCAGTGGTATTATTAGCACAGCCAGTGAGATAGGACAGAAGGGAGTGGGACTCAGGCTGAGATATGTATGTATCCTCCATCGACCTGCTCCCATTCCCACCAACAGACCCTCTTAAGACCGGTCCAGGTTGAGGGCTGAGGGTCTATGGTCTAGGGAGAGTGGAGGGTCTGGAACCAGGTGGTTCCCTAGGGACCCTATACTTAGCAGAGCACATGTCTCAGTTATTTCCTTCGACTGCCAGGTCGTGACCTCCGGCACCCCGGATGAGCTCCACTCACAGGGGGCAAAGCACTTCAcgaacctccctccctccttccctccctgttccctcccctcctccctccttaccCCACACGCTgccgggtcaagctcaacgagCCAATCAGCTGTGGAGGCTGACAGGTGCGTGGCTACTATATCCTCTCATGTTACAGACTCCCAGCCCCAGAGCCCCGTGCCACTAGATGCCCAGGAATGGGGACCCCAGGGGATCATGGGGGATGTAGTTGGGTACCCTTCCTGCCCTGTGATGCTTCATCCTTGCAGCAGAGGGCGCCACTGTCCAGCAGGAAACAAGCGGGAGGATTGAGACGGTGGAGAGGGGGTGAACTGACCTGGTCGCACCGCACCAGGGTTGTCAAGGCAACGCACACGCTGATGGCTACAGGGGTGGGCGTGGCCTCAAGGGCGCTGTCCAGCTCCTACAGCAGTCACTCGGGGGAGTCCTGTCCTTCTGCACCACCCTCGAATGCAAGACATTCCATAGCTGGGTGGAGGAGACAGCGGAGCTTCAGCTCTGAGCTGCCAGTGGGTCAGCAGCTCTACGCCAAGATATAGCCCAACTTCAGACCTAGTGACACAGCAGCTCTAGACCGAGCAGCTCTAGACCCACCAGCTCTAGACCCACCAGCTCTAGACCCACCAGCAGCTCTAGACCCACCAGCTCTAGACCCAGCAGCTCTAGACCCACCAGCTCTAGACCCACCAGCTCTAGACCCACCAGCTCTAGACCCACCAGCTCTAGACCCAGCAGCTCTAGACCCACCAGCTCTAGACCCACCAGCTCTAGACCGACCAGCTCTAGACCCAGCAGCTCTAGACCCACCAGCTCTAGACCCAGCAGCTCTAGACCGAGCAGCTCCCCGCCCACGCTGCAAGAGGACAGCCAAGCGCATCACCAAGGAGCCCAGCCACAACTGCCACACACTCTTCAGCCTGTTACAGTTTGGTACTGTACTGTACAGCATCGAGACTAGAACCAACCACAGGATCTGTACCAAAGTACCaaagcatcacacacacgcactcactcactcactcactcactcacgcacgcacgcacgcacgcacgcacgcacgcacgcacgcacgcacgcacgcacgcacgcacgcacgcacgcacgcacgcacgcacgcacgcacgcacgcacgcacgcacgcacacacacacacctttagcacttatattattatattattataatattattattatcatattattgGTGCCTTTGCCGGTAGTTTAGTTTGTGTCAACCTCACCTGTCCATAATGTCTTTAATATCTTATTTGCATCTACATTGCTACtagtcatttatatatattataaaatatttcatttttaaCTCTTTTTAATTAATGTATTTTCCTGTTCATTCTGCTGGGACCCCCACATTTCCAGTCCAGGATCAATAATGCACACCTttcatgcatgcgtgcatgcgtgcatgcgtatatgcgtgcctgtgtgtgtatagtgttaCTTTCGGAGCTTTGCCAATGACATGAGCATACAGTTACCCTCACATGCCAAGCATAAGCCAACAAATATAGACCAGCGTGCGCATGAGttatatatattagagccaTATATATGAGTTATACATAGCTTTCTGATGATCAACACCTCTAATTTTGAATGTCTTAACCATGAAGACTTTGTTTTGTACTTGTTGTGCGGACCATATGCTCTCCGGACCATCAATCACAGCCTTGAGAAGCCACCTGATGCTATTCTGTGCTACGCTAGGCTATACATCACTTCATGGTCTAGTTGGACAACTGCAGGAGTGATGAGTCCATTTATGTATTTGTAGTACAAGTTCAAGGAAGATATATAGCAGCTAGTGGAACGCAGCTTCCAGGGAATCATGGCTGGAATATGACAAAGTACTATAGTTCTAAAGTTCTGTAGTTTATTAAAGagttaaataataacaataaatgtaGTTGAATATAGTTAATACACGGCCATATAGTCAATACATGGAGTGTAGGCCTAACATAGTACATAGAGTTTCTTATCCTTAACATAGGTACGGGTAACACAGTTTAATGTAGTTACTATAATTTAAGGGAGTTAATGACTCAGCTTGTAGCTCGAGTAGAGCAGCAGCAATACAGATGAATGCAGTACATGAAGAATGGTAGGTACAGTAGGGCATGAGTAATAATAGGTAGAGTCTGGCAGTAGTAATACTAGGTTGAGAAGAGCAGTGGTAATAGGTAATACGTCTGCATTAGAAAAGGATCCAGCATGAACTTGAATGTACTATAATAAAACAACTGGGCTCTGACAGATTAACGAGACATGATTTTGTCCCCAGCTGTTGGAGGAATCCAGATACagaacacatacgcacacgcacacacacacacacacacacacacacacacacacacacacacacatacgcacacgcacacgcacacacacacacacacacacacacacacacacacacacacacacacacacacacacaccatacggAGGATTTAAGCTTTCATCGTTaatattcagacacacacacacagacacacacagaagagctGGACATGACATCTTTCAGTTTGACGACGTGAGAACTATTGGTCAAACAGGTTGGTTCGGGTTAGTGATTAACTATGATTATTAATAGCTTCACGATCCTTACGTAATGGCCTCAGTATTTATTATGGCAGTGGATGCCAAATTTAATTCCTCAGGCACTGCCCTGTAAAGAGTTCACTTGATGAGGGTGGAATGTCCCAAGGCTGGGTTTGTTTATGGGGTCGCATGGGGCGGCCGGCTTATAGATTTTCGATTTCTATATTTTGAAGTGTTGAGGTGCCCTAGACATGATCAAACTTTGATATTTAGCCATGTGTGAACCACTTCTCGCTGCCTCGCTGTGACATGGATACTTGGGAGATGGGGTTCAACAAAGTGTGAGGAAGCAGCTCTACAAAATAGTAAGATGCCTTAAACAAGCTCACGTCCCTAAAGACGATATGGAGCCGGAGAACACAGCTCTTTAAGGTTTGAGACGGTACAGACATTGCTGGTATTGTAATTGTACACGAAGGATACTGGTAACTACACCTCAAAGTGACGGTCAGGATTTGAGACGGATTTAAGAAGACATTATAAATCAATTGTACAAAcaataatattgttttatttaatattatcgCTCATAAAGTGTGTTCATCATTTCAAATTCAAGACTtgcattaatatatatatatatatatatatatatataaacacactcacaatagATGTATTATTCTGTAGCGTCGGTAGAGGGAAAGTCAGACCTCCTGACCACGGctttaaaaaatactttttctcaTTCTGGAGCCATCGACAGATGTGGATCTGGGGTTTTGGTCTCCTCAAGAGAGGAGAGTAGGCACCGACGAGACCCTACACCTCGTTCTTCTTCAGGAGGTCCCCCATGCCGGGCAGAACGAGTGGCCCCTGGGAGCCTGTGCAGCAGGGCGGTCGGGCGATCCGGACGCTCTCTGCGGACGGAGTAGAAGCAGACGGTCCCGGCGGGCTAGTCGATCTacatcaggggtctcaaactcgcggcccgggggccaattgaggccagcgggatgatattttgtggccccctacttgacatcaaagtttagtgttagtgcggaccgcgcgttgttgtcaaacgcacattttttTGCTGAGTGGCTTGCCACGATTTTTTATTACTTGTGATAGGGGGACCAGATCtcccggttttgccgggacagtcccaattttgagttgcgtgtcctgagtcccgacaaaagccaaaggacgctaaaatgtcccggtttccaccaaccgctatgaaatgtcccgtgttgtcagcgattacatagccatacATTCAGCCACGTCCCTGAGGTCCTTATACGCCCCATCGTACCAGACCTGGTAGGAACTGATACCAGACCCCAGGAGTCCTGGTTCTGCTCCGGCCAGAACAGTCCACCTCCCTGTCCCAGGGTCAAGGTAAAACACGGGGCTCATCTGTCCTTCTCCAGCTGTCCTGAACTGTGGCAAGAGTAAACGTTCTGGAGCACAAGCCGGGGAACTCTTCGTTGCCATGTTTGTATGCACAGTATGTGATCAGCTGGGGCTTTTTGCCAATGGCAGACGTAAAGTACTGGTGGATGGCTGGAGGTGTGTACAACagagttttacatttatattatcaCCTGGATTAGAAAATGAACTCTCAGATGTTACACTCTCAAGGATGTGCATCGATGGAGAATTCATAAAGAAGAGATAAAACACTACATGCTGGACCTCAAAGAACCTCTTTGATCACAGTCCAACATTACAGATtccacaaaataaataacaatgacCTGGAAAACATCAGTTACTGGTCGATCCACAACATAGAGACATAGAGTTGACTAGGAGACGTTGTAATATGACGTTCATCACTTGACTCGGTGCTTACTGTGCCAGTGTTTGGTCTTGTCGGCATGGTGATAGGTATGAATCCTCCGGAGAGCGTCCCCTGGGAACATATACTGTACGTCGTCGGCTTTACGGCGGGCTCTTCTACGAGAGGGGGGGTTGGTGCTTGGGGATGTCTTCGACTGGGGAGATCGTATGACATCGTGGAAAACCAGCAGCACGTCTTCAGCCGCGTGGAAATGTGAGGCTGCTTCATCAGACCCGTTGGATCACGATTTCGAAAACGGTCGTGAGATTGAGATGCAAATTGAGGTTGAGAGACGTCTCAGCTGTATAAACAGACAGTAACAGTTGTGGCTTGATGGAGTGCATGCCAGTTTATCAACTAGAGACCAACACTGACTTTATTTGACCTTTTATTCAACACTGGCCTTGAACAcataattattaataaaatatacaaatacatacacacctcAGTTCATTAAAACTATAGTAATACGTATACGTACGTCCAATGAGAGACAATACAGTAGTACATAAAATCATCATTAAATACTTATTTAAAATACTAGATATATAGTTGTAAATAGTAGACTTTACAGGTTTAAGTCTATATAATCATGTATAGAATCACAACTTATTACCATGTACATTACCAAAACAGCCATTCATATACAATGCACATTATGAAAACATAACCACTTCTAAACAGGAGTGCTGTCTCGTTTATAGTCGTTCTAGTGGACTGACTGGTTGGATTTATTGGTCTGACTGGTTCTCTCCTGCACTGGCTCTAGTGGTCTGCCTCTTTTTTTAGTGGACTGACTGGTTCTAGGGGACTGACTAGTGGTTCTCTCGTTGACTGGCCGGTTCCCTTCCTAGCTGCGGAGGATGCAGTAAGACTGGGTCCCCACCCAGAAACCAGGCATCATCTTCTGCTTGAAGGTGGCCTTGACCTGCTTCAGCAGGTgcacctccttctgctcctcccccacctcctccacagcgTAGAAGTTGAGGAGCCCCGCCGGCTGGTCCAGGTACAGCCCCAGCAGGGGGCTCTGGGGGTGGGCGATCTCCTGGTCCCGCCCGTCGTGCCAGTAGTGGTAGCTGGTGCCGGCCCAGCCCAGGCCCCAGGACTCCTCGTTCTCCCCCAGGCCGCAGGGACCCTGGCCGTTCCTCCTCGCTGCGCCTTCGTAGGCCAAGCCCAACACCACCCAGCCTGAGTACTCCACCTCCCAGTAGCCACGGAAACCGGTGATGCCCTCCTTGCAGAGAATCTGCAACACAAcgatggaggaggaagtgacgatgtttggggggggggggggggggttcagaatAGATCTTTGGTTCTGAGTCTACCAGTGTTGATGGAGAAGAAGCATAATGAGCGTAGAACCTTGGTCTAGATGTTGAACCAGCTTAAGGAGGACAGGCCTCCTAAAAAACTGGTAGACTGGTAGACATAGAACCAGAGATGTAATTCTGAACCCGTTTTATGAACCTGGGATTCAAACCTACTCCATTTTCTTGTTACTGTTTCGTTCGCAGTAACCCTAAAAAGGAGTACGTTCAAATCACGTCCCCTCTTGATTAGACCACACCCCTCTCCCGTTGACCACGCCCATACGGAGTAGAACGTCTCCCCAGGAAGACCTACCTGTGGTGTATTTTGGTGTGTATATTTTGAGAGAGTATGTATTCGTCGTGTACTTGTCGTACCTGGGGCGCGTGCTCGTAGCGTTCGGGCCGATCCAGGACAGGGCAGGTGGAGGTGTCCGTCATGCGCGCCACCTTGGCCCCGGCCTCTGTGACCCAAAGAGTCTTATTGGCTGTCTTATCGTCCATGGTCAGCTTCAACGAATCTGGAAAGATGATGTCACTCTTAAAGACATTACACCTTGCACAAATGTTGTAGAAGAGGAGAGATCCCACACCTAAAGATAGCTTAAGATACAGTTAGCAGTTTTGTTATGTGTGTGAAGGGCACAATTTGCCAAAACAGCACCCAATTCTTGCTGCCCCTCCTGATTTTCACTGTACACGCCCTGTATGTCACCCAGAGAAAACTTTCTCCCGTAGTTCTCCAGAATTGGCGAAATATccttatttgtatattttaatattcTGCTCGTATCTATGTGGCTTGTTAACGGGATGGTCTTTAATAGTTTGATGTGAAGGTACTATCCAATCATAACCCAATGAGATGAGACAGGGATGGGTGACTGTTGGAGAAAAGTACGGCCTGATGTTACTTTGCATCATAATGCAAGGCGAAGAGACAGGACATTTTTTCAGTTGGCTAACTGTTTAGCTAAATTGTCAAGGTGAAGATGGTATGAACAGATTATGTACGTTGATGTATTGATGCACGTTTTTTACATTTGAGGAGGTCAGCTCGGCACTTGGGTTCTGGGATGTTGGCTTCATATTCTGGGATCTTCTCTAGAGAACCGACAGGAGAACAAAGTAAAGGAACCGAACTCAGCAGACCAACTTATAGA encodes:
- the LOC130371722 gene encoding stonustoxin subunit beta, with protein sequence MPANTRILGSDKKHTKRSKDGSPPAEKIPEYEANIPEPKCRADLLKYSLKLTMDDKTANKTLWVTEAGAKVARMTDTSTCPVLDRPERYEHAPQILCKEGITGFRGYWEVEYSGWVVLGLAYEGAARRNGQGPCGLGENEESWGLGWAGTSYHYWHDGRDQEIAHPQSPLLGLYLDQPAGLLNFYAVEEVGEEQKEVHLLKQVKATFKQKMMPGFWVGTQSYCILRS